A single region of the Liolophura sinensis isolate JHLJ2023 chromosome 9, CUHK_Ljap_v2, whole genome shotgun sequence genome encodes:
- the LOC135475954 gene encoding asialoglycoprotein receptor 2-like, whose protein sequence is MARTTVAILTVLIFAVFSYLVQADPECPDNVKANPNNSTLRVFGGSCLEFVPIRTFWADAKKDCESRSGRLVEIKSAEMQKYTYTTAKSLPFVNLGVWIGIDDTEKEGTWVYSSSGQPLSGYSNWAIGQPACYLTGSLVSLCIEDCGLMDMDEYGQWNDQYCHLAHLEYTYVCEYVLSGAGATQAPMP, encoded by the exons ATGGCGCGTACCACAGTGGCAATTTTGACCGTTTTGATTTTTGCAGTTTTCTCATATCTAGTCCAAG CCGACCCAGAATGTCCAGACAACGTGAAAGCGAACCCTAACAATTCCACCCTCCGTGTATTCGGTGGCAGCTGCCTGGAGTTTGTTCCTATAAGAACGTTTTGGGCTGACGCAAAGAAAGATTGCGAGTCGCGGAGCGGTCGACTGGTAGAGATCAAGTCTGCGGAAATGCAGAAGTATACATATACGACGGCCAAGAGTTTACCGTTTGTCAACCTGGGTGTGTGGATTGGAATTGATGACACGGAAAAGGAAGGCACCTGGGTGTACAGTAGCTCAG GCCAACCTTTGTCCGGCTACTCTAACTGGGCCATTGGTCAGCCTGCCTGTTATCTGACCGGTAGTCTGGTCAGTCTGTGTATAGAGGACTGCGGCCTGATGGACATGGATGAGTATGGACAATGGAATGACCAGTACTGCCACCTAGCCCACCTGGAATACACATATGTCTGCGAGTACG TGCTTTCAGGTGCTGGAGCGACACAAGCTCCCATGCCTTAA
- the LOC135475731 gene encoding uncharacterized protein LOC135475731: MRTSANLIVIFMCGVDLNWILHMVSINLVTGISGRWQYDRTSTCTYSAFMVQFSSKATGFSLCVISLNRLLMITRHELYHKVFRVKYTVAMLVFVLIASLVISLPVTVKGIQIYILYSDQTGSCFAYDADPTKAFQITNIFCAIILPSVVMIPSYTWIFCFVRRSKRRVAAGNAVRMTSISVKEELRSALVIFLSYITYCLFYVPFYGVYLTFLTGGTVSTEVLVASSFLTDFHRFIRPSLYPILGTSYRQALVRMFSSRSAQTSTTTTSEQQRSVPTNATAIIR; this comes from the exons ATGCGCACATCGGCCAACCTCATAGTGATCTTCATGTGTGGTGTTGACCTCAACTGGATCTTGCACATGGTGTCTATCAACCTCGTCACCGGAATTTCCGGCAG gtGGCAGTATGACCGCACTTCAACCTGCACCTATTCTGCATTCATGGTGCAGTTTTCCAGTAAAGCCACAGGATTTTCGCTGTGTGTCATTAGCTTGAACCGGCTTTTGATGATTACCCGGCACGAACTCTATCACAAGGTCTTCAGGGTAAAATATACCGTCGCTATGTTGGTTTTCGTTCTTATTGCGTCTTTGGTTATATCACTTCCGGTGACCGTTAAAGGCATCCAGATTTACATATTGTACTCCGACCAAACTGGTTCTTGTTTCGCCTATGACGCTGATCCGACAAAAGCTTTTCAAATCACCAACATATTTTGCGCAATAATTTTGCCCAGCGTTGTGATGATTCCATCCTACACATGGATATTTTGTTTCGTGAGGAGGAGCAAGCGTCGAGTGGCGGCCGGGAACGCCGTCCGAATGACGTCCATATCGGTGAAAGAAGAGCTGCGCAGCGCCCTCGTCATTTTCCTGTCGTACATAACGTACTGTTTGTTTTACGTTCCATTCTACGGCGTGTATTTGACATTCCTGACAGGCGGTACGGTGTCGACGGAGGTCTTGGTGGCAAGCAGTTTCTTGACAGATTTTCATCGTTTCATTCGACCAAGCTTATATCCGATCCTGGGGACTTCTTACAGACAAGCCCTGGTCAGAATGTTCAGCTCAAGGTCAGCACagacatcaacaacaacaacgtctgaaCAACAACGATCTGTGCCTACCAACGCCACAGCCATCATCAGATGA